The proteins below are encoded in one region of Paramisgurnus dabryanus chromosome 2, PD_genome_1.1, whole genome shotgun sequence:
- the arih1l gene encoding E3 ubiquitin-protein ligase arih1l has product MDSDEGYNYEEFDEEDEEDEEEEECSVDSGEEEAEDDDLGEVELLDPAVAGGEPDECGDTGGLGPGHEDEDYRFEVLTTEQILQHMVECIREVNEVIQNPATITRILLSHFNWDKEKLMERYFDGNLDKLFSECHVINPSKKPKMRQISTRSSSQDMHCQICYLNFPNSFFTGLECGHKFCMQCWGDYLTTKIIEEGMGQTISCPAHSCDILVDDNTVMRLITDSKVKLKYQHLITNSFVECNRLLRWCPAPDCHHVVKVQYPDAKPVRCKCGRQFCFNCAENWHDPVKCKWLRKWIKKCDDDSETSNWIAANTKECPKCHVTIEKDGGCNHMVCRNQNCKAEFCWVCLGPWEPHGSAWYNCNRYNEDDAKAARDAQERSRAALQRYLFYCNRYMNHMQSLRFEHKLYAQVKQKMEEMQQHNMSWIEVQFLKKAVDVLCQCRSTLMFTYVFAFYLKKNNQSIIFENNQADLENATEVLSGYLERDISQDSLQDIKQKVQDKYRYCESRRRVLLQHVHEGYEKDLWEYIED; this is encoded by the exons ATGGACTCAGACGAGGGCTACAATTACGAGGAGTTTGATGAGGAAGATGAAGAGGACGAAGAGGAGGAGGAGTGTAGCGTGGACAGCGGTGAGGAAGAGGCCGAAGACGACGACCTGGGCGAGGTGGAGCTGCTGGACCCCGCGGTGGCCGGAGGAGAGCCCGACGAGTGCGGCGACACCGGCGGCCTGGGGCCCGGTCATGAGGATGAGGACTACCGCTTTGAGGTACTGACAACCGAGCAGATCCTCCAGCACATGGTCGAGTGCATCAGGGAGGTAAACGAGGTCATACAG AATCCAGCTACAATAACTAGAATACTTCTTAGTCACTTCAACTGGGACAAAGAGAAGCTTATGGAAAG GTACTTTGATGGAAACCTGGATAAGTTGTTTTCGGAGTGCCATGTGATAAATCCCAGTAAAAAGCCCAAGATGCGACAGATAAGCACACGGTCTTCCAGTCAAGATATGCACTGTCAGATCTGCTATCTCAACTTCCCAAACTCG ttctTCACAGGTCTTGAATGTGGACACAAATTCTGCATGCAGTGTTGGGGCGACTATTTAACCACCAAAATCATTGAAGAAGGGATGGGACAG ACGATATCGTGTCCCGCTCACAGCTGTGATATATTGGTTGACGATAACACTGTAAT GCGATTGATCACAGATTCAAAAGTGAAGTTGAAGTATCAACATTTAATCACAAATAGTTTTGTAGAG TGTAACAGACTGTTGAGATGGTGTCCTGCTCCTGACTGCCACCATGTGGTCAAAGTTCAGTATCCTGATGCCAAACCAGTTCGCTGCAAATGCGGGAGACAGTTTTG CTTCAATTGTGCAGAAAACTGGCATGACCCTGTGAAGTGCAAG tgGTTGAGGAAGTGGATAAAGAAGTGCGACGATGACAGTGAAACCTCAAACTGGATTGCAGCAAATACCAAG GAATGTCCCAAATGTCACGTGACCATTGAAAAGGATGGAGGCTGTAATCACATGGTGTGTCGAAACCAAAATTGTAAAGCAGAGTTCTGCTGGGTCTGTCTCGGCCCGTGGGAGCCTCATGGTTCTGCTTG gtataaCTGCAATCGTTACAATGAAGATGATGCAAAGGCAGCCAGAGATGCCCAAGAG CGTTCCCGCGCAGCCCTGCAGCGCTACCTCTTCTACTGCAACCGCTACATGAACCACATGCAGAGCCTGCGCTTCGAACACAAGCTGTACGCGCAGGTCAAGCAGAAGATGGAGGAGATGCAGCAGCACAACATGTCATGGATCGAGGTGCAGTTCCTGAAGAAGGCCGTGGACGTGCTGTGTCAGTGTCGCTCCACGCTCATGTTCACATACGTCTTTGCCTTCTACCTCAAAAAGAATAACCAGTCCATCATTTTTGAG AACAATCAGGCTGACTTGGAGAACGCTACAGAGGTGCTCTCGGGTTATCTAGAGCGAGATATTTCCCAGGATTCTTTGCAAGATATCAAACAGAAAGTTCAGGATAAGTATAG ATACTGCGAGAGTCGGAGACGAGTTCTCCTCCAACACGTTCACGAGGGCTATGAGAAAGACTTATGGGAGTATATCGAAGACTGA